The following proteins come from a genomic window of Miscanthus floridulus cultivar M001 chromosome 2, ASM1932011v1, whole genome shotgun sequence:
- the LOC136540676 gene encoding subtilisin-like protease SBT1.2 yields the protein MDVTRVLLVCHSLFLLLLLPAVVLGAAAETMQTYIVQLHPHDEGDSGEAMLSASRSKVDWHLSFLEMSVAWEQEKLPSSRLLYSYHTVFDGFAAQLTDGEAAALRALPGVSSVRTDRRVELHTTYSYRFLGLNFCPTGAWARSGYGRGTIIGVLDTGVWPENPSFDDRGMPPAPVRWAGVCQGGERFNASNCNRKLIGARFYSKGHRANYPTNPSEAASLLEYVSPRDAHGHGTHTASTAAGAAVAGASVLGAGLGEARGVAPGAHVAAYKVCWFNGCYSSDILAGMDDAVRDGVDVLSLSLGGFPIPLFEDSIAIGSFRATARGVSVVCAAGNNGPERSSVANEAPWVLTVGAATLDRRFPAYVRLGDGRVLYGESMYPGEIGLKKGGKELELVYAVGGTRESECCLKGSLDKAAVAGKMVVCDRGITGRADKGEAVKEAGGAAMVLANSEINRQEDSIDVHILPATLIGYREAVELKKYIRSTPRPVARIVFGGTRIGRARAPAVAVFSARGPSLTNPSVLKPDVVAPGVNIIAAWPGNLGPSGLESDARRSNFTVLSGTSMAAPHVSGIAALIRSAHPSWSPAMVRSAIMTTADITDRQGKAIMDGGGDVGRAGVFAMGAGHVSPARAVDPGLVYDIQPADYVTHLCTLGYTHLEIFKITHTGVNCSAALRGDRNRGFFCLNYPSIAVALRNGARSAVLRRTVTNVGTPNSTYAVQVSAPPGVKVTVAPTTLSFVEFGEQRSFRVTVDAPSPPAAKDSAEGYLVWKQSGGQGRHVVRSPIGVTWVVE from the coding sequence ATGGATGTCACCAGGGTGTTACTAGTCTGCCACTCGTTGTTCTTGCTGCTGCTCCTTCCGGCGGTCGTCCTCGGTGCCGCCGCGGAGACGATGCAGACCTACATCGTGCAGCTGCACCCGCACGACGAGGGCGACAGCGGCGAGGCCATGCTCTCCGCCTCCAGGTCCAAGGTCGACTGGCACCTCTCTTTCCTGGAGATGTCCGTGGCGTGGGAGCAGGAGAAGCTCCCGTCCTCGCGCCTCCTCTACTCCTACCACACCGTGTTCGACGGCTTCGCGGCGCAGCTCACGGACGGCGAGGCCGCGGCGCTGCGTGCGCTCCCGGGCGTCTCGTCGGTGCGCACCGACCGGCGGGTGGAGCTGCACACCACATACTCGTACCGCTTCCTGGGGCTCAACTTCTGCCCCACCGGCGCGTGGGCGCGGTCCGGGTACGGCCGCGGCACCATCATCGGGGTGCTCGACACCGGGGTGTGGCCCGAGAACCCCAGCTTCGACGACCGCGGTATGCCGCCGGCGCCCGTGCGGTGGGCCGGCGTGTGCCAGGGCGGGGAGCGCTTCAACGCCTCCAACTGCAACCGGAAGCTCATCGGGGCGCGGTTCTACTCCAAGGGCCACCGCGCCAACTACCCGACCAACCCTTCGGAGGCGGCGTCGCTGCTGGAGTACGTGTCGCCGCGGGACGCGCACGGGCATGGCACGCACACGGCGTccacggcggcgggcgcggccgtcgccggggccAGCGTCCTGGGCGCCGGGCTCGGGGAGGCGCGCGGCGTGGCCCCAGGCGCGCACGTCGCCGCATACAAGGTGTGTTGGTTCAACGGCTGCTACAGCTCCGACATCCTCGCCGGGATGGACGACGCGGTGCGCGACGGCGTCGACGTGCTGTCCCTCTCCCTCGGCGGGTTCCCCATCCCGCTCTTCGAGGACAGCATCGCCATCGGCAGCTTCCGCGCCACGGCGCGCGGCGTCTCCGTCGTGTGCGCCGCCGGGAACAACGGGCCAGAGCGGAGCTCCGTCGCCAACGAGGCGCCGTGGGTGCTGACCGTCGGCGCAGCCACCCTGGACCGCCGCTTCCCGGCGTACGTCCGGCTCGGTGACGGCCGGGTCCTGTACGGCGAGTCCATGTACCCTGGGGAAATCGGTTTGAAAAAAGGCGGGAAGGAGCTCGAGCTTGTGTATGCCGTTGGTGGGACCCGGGAATCCGAGTGCTGCCTCAAGGGGTCCCTGGATAAAGCTGCCGTCGCCGGAAAGATGGTGGTCTGCGACCGCGGCATCACGGGCCGCGCCGACAAAGGCGAGGCCGTAAAAGAAGCAGGCGGCGCGGCCATGGTGCTCGCCAACTCCGAGATAAACCGGCAGGAGGACTCCATCGACGTCCACATCCTGCCAGCGACGCTCATAGGGTACCGGGAGGCCGTGGAGCTGAAGAAATACATCAGATCGACGCCGCGGCCGGTGGCGAGGATAGTGTTCGGCGGCACGCGGATCGGGCGCGCGCGCGCTCCGGCGGTGGCCGTGTTCTCCGCGCGCGGGCCGAGCCTGACGAACCCGTCGGTGCTGAAGCCCGACGTAGTCGCCCCCGGGGTGAACATCATCGCGGCGTGGCCCGGGAACCTGGGCCCGTCGGGTCTGGAGAGCGACGCCCGCCGGTCCAATTTCACCGTGCTCTCGGGGACGTCGATGGCGGCGCCTCACGTGAGCGGCATCGCGGCGCTGATCCGGTCCGCGCACCCGTCCTGGAGCCCGGCGATGGTCCGGTCCGCGATCATGACCACGGCCGACATAACCGACCGGCAGGGCAAAGCGATcatggacggcggcggcgacgtcgGGCGCGCCGGAGTGTTCGCCATGGGCGCGGGGCACGTGAGCCCGGCGCGCGCCGTCGACCCGGGCCTCGTGTACGACATCCAGCCCGCCGACTACGTGACGCACCTGTGCACGCTCGGGTACACCCACCTGGAGATCTTCAAGATCACCCACACCGGGGTCAACTGCAGCGCGGCGCTCCGCGGGGACAGGAACAGGGGCTTCTTCTGCCTCAACTACCCGTCGATCGCGGTCGCGCTCAGGAACGGCGCCAGGTCGGCGGTGCTGCGGCGGACGGTGACCAACGTCGGCACGCCCAACTCGACGTACGCCGTGCAGGTGTCCGCTCCGCCGGGAGTGAAGGTCACGGTGGCGCCCACGACGCTGTCGTTCGTGGAGTTCGGCGAGCAGCGGAGCTTCCGGGTGACCGTGGACGCGCCGTCGCCGCCCGCGGCGAAGGACAGCGCCGAGGGGTACCTGGTGTGGAAGCAGAGCGGGGGGCAGGGGAGGCACGTCGTGAGGAGCCCCATCGGCGTGACCTGGGTGGTGGAGTAG
- the LOC136537451 gene encoding uncharacterized protein, with product MARSRSPPQISGPPAAADLCRCASSRRPRVGVDLNIRQTAATAPQPRADSSTMAAGEQQQQQPATARISSSSAGSGRLVTPFWKEKYERDARRYWDIFYKRHEDKFFKDRHYLDKEWGKYFEGRDGENKVVLEVGCGAGNTIYPLLSTYPDIFVHACDFSPRAVDLVKKHKDFKPDRINAFVCDIASEQLTENMEPSSADIVTMIFMLSAVAPDKMPIVLENVRIVLKHGGRVLFRDYAFGDLAQERLMSKGQQISENFYVRGDGTRAYYFSNEYLVDLFTKCGFTLEEICVHNKQVENRSLELVMNRNWVQATFTLNSASPQGPNGQHDLLVCEGEEDKLATETSKKKSSSEEIDLSEDFCNMFGTSHSLDEVQIIGIKAKCHDFKIRMLRKEYQHTCKSTGLMLWESAQFMCSVLAENPSIVAGKRVLELGCGSAGICSMVAASFTQFVVATDGDEESLDLLRQNISSNLEPNLLSRIMIRKLFWGNKDDTKAVRELPGNGAGFDCIIGTDVTYNPDAILPLFVTARELISDKANKDSVPALILCYIQRRVDEDSILSNATSQGFRLVDKWINGVHGSNGIISSWFSGNDVCSVFRHTVLSVLYFEL from the exons ATGGCCCGTTCTCGTTCTCCTCCTCAAATTTCCggtccaccagcagcagcagactTGTGCCGTTGTGCGTCGTCGCGGAGGCCTCGCGTCGGGGTCGATCTGAACATCCGCCAGACCGCCGCCACCGCGCCGCAACCTCGCGCCGATTCGAGCACCATGGCTgccggcgagcagcagcagcagcaacccgCCACCGCGCGGATCTCCTCGTCCTCAGCCGGCTCCGGAAGGCTCGTCACTCCGTTCTGGAAAG AGAAGTATGAGAGGGACGCGAGGAGGTATTGGGACATCTTCTACAAGCGCCACGAGGACAAG TTCTTCAAGGATCGACACTACCTGGATAAAGAATGGGGGAAATACTTTGAG GGACGGGATGGAGAAAACAAGGTGGTTCTAGAG GTTGGTTGTGGAGCTGGGAACACAATCTATCCGTTGCTTTCTACATATCCAGATATTTTTGTCCATGCCTGTGATTTTTCTCCACGAGCTGTCGATTTGGTCAAG AAACACAAGGACTTCAAACCTGACCGGATAAATGCATTTGTTTGTGATATTGCATCAGAACAACTAACCGAGAATATGGAACCTTCTTCTGCTGACATTGTTACGATG ATCTTTATGCTTTCTGCAGTTGCACCAGATAAAATGCCTATAGTTCTGGAGAATGTTAGAATTGTCCTAAAA CATGGTGGTCGTGTTCTCTTTCGGGACTATGCCTTCGGTGACCTTGCACAG GAAAGGCTTATGTCAAAGGGACAGCAAATAAGTGAGAACTTCTATGTCAGAGGTGATGGTACG CGTGCATATTACTTTTCAAATGAATATCTGGTGGATTTATTTACAAAATGTGGATTTACTCTTGAGGAAATATGTGTGCACAACAAGCAAGTTGAAAACCGTTCACTGGAGTTGGTGATGAACAG GAATTGGGTCCAAGCTACCTTCACCCTAAATTCAGCTAGTCCTCAAGGTCCAAATGGTCAACACGATCTCCTTGTTTGCGAAGGAGAGGAAGATAAGCTAGCTACTGAAACATCTAAGAAGAAAAGCAGCAGTGAAGAAATCGATCTTTCTGAAGATTTTTGCAACATGTTTGGGACATCACACAGCCTTGATGAG GTACAAATCATTGGGATCAAAGCAAAATGTCACGACTTCAAAATAAGGATGCTCAGGAAGGAATACCAGCACACGTGCAAATCAACTGGCTTAATGCTTTGGGAATCTGCTCAATTCATGTGCTCTGTTTTAGCAGAGAATCCTTCCATTGTTGCAGGCAAAAGGGTCCTGGAGTTGGGCTGTGGCTCAGCTGGCATCTGCTCGATGGTTGCTGCAAGTTTCACTCAGTTTGTTGTAGCTACAGATGGGGATGAAGAATCACTGGACCTCCTTAGACAAAATATCTCTTCGAATCTGGAGCCTAATTTGCTGAGCAGAATTATGATTAGGAAGTTATTTTGGGGCAACAAAGATGATACGAAGGCAGTCAGAGAGCTTCCCGGTAATGGCGCAGGTTTTGATTGCATAATAGGCACCGACGTGACCTACAATCCCGATGCTATACTCCCTCTCTTCGTGACTGCGAGGGAGCTGATTTCTGACAAAGCTAACAAGGATTCAGTCCCTGCTCTTATTCTTTGCTACATCCAGCGACGAGTTGATGAGGACTCCATCCTTTCTAATGCAACGTCCCAGGGTTTCAGGCTTGTGGACAAATGGATAAATGGAGTTCATGGGAGTAATGGTATCATCAGTTCTTGGTTCTCTGGTAATGATGTCTGCAGTGTTTTCCGGCATACAGTACTTTCAGTATTGTACTTCGAGCTGTGA